A stretch of DNA from Actinomycetes bacterium:
CGCCCCGTGGCGGTCAAGGTGCTCAAGCGGGAGCTGGCCGAGGACGCCACCTTCCTGGAGCGGTTCCGGCGAGAAGCGCGCGCCGCGGCCGGGCTCTCCCACCCCAACGTGGCCGGCGTGTACGACTACAGCGAGCTGGACGACCAGGCGTTCATCGTCATGGAGCTGGTCGAGGGCGAGACCCTGGCGGCGCGGATCGCGCGGGTCGGCCCGCTGCCCTGGCCGGAGGCGTTCGCGATCGGCGAGCAGGTCGCGCGCGCCCTGGCCGCCGCCCACGCGCGCGGCCTGGTCCACCGGGACGTGAAGCCGGCCAACGTCCTGCTCGGGGGCGAGCAGGCCGGCCCCGGCCCGGCCGGGACCGGCGAGGTGGTCAAGGTGACCGACTTCGGGATCGCCCAGGCCGCTCAGGCCGCCACCCTGACCCGCACCGGCGTCGTGCTCGGCAGCGCCAACTACGTGGCCCCGGAGCAGGCCCAGGGCGGCCACGTCGGACCTGCGGCCGACCAGTACTCCCTCGGCTGCATGCTGTTCGAGATGGTCACCGACCAGACGCCGTACACGGGCGCCAACGCGGTCGCCATCGCCGCCCAGCACGTGGCCGCGCCGGTCCCCAACCCCCGCGACCGCCGGGCCGACCTGCCCGGCCCGGCCGCCGCGATCATCATGAAGGCGATGCACAAGGAGCCGGAGCGCCGCTTCGCCTCCGCCGCCACCATGGCCGACGTGCTCGCCGAGGCCCGGGACCCGACCGGGCAGGCGCCCGGGGAGTCCACCGCCGTGCTGCCGCCCGTGCCACCGGTGCCACCGGTGCCGGCGGGAGGCCCGGTCCGGTCAGCCGCGACCGACGTCCCGCGCCGGGCCGGCTCCTACCCGGGTCCTGGCTCCTACCGGGGTTCCCGACCCTACCGAGGTTCCCGACCCTACCGAGGTTCCCGGCTCCTGTCCCTGAGGCGGGCCCGGACCGGGACGTGGGTGCGCGCCGTGGTGGCCGTGGCCGGGGCCGCCCTGGTCCTGCTGGCCTGG
This window harbors:
- a CDS encoding protein kinase; the protein is MSAVLLGDRYRLGDPIATGGMGTVYRAVDQVLGRPVAVKVLKRELAEDATFLERFRREARAAAGLSHPNVAGVYDYSELDDQAFIVMELVEGETLAARIARVGPLPWPEAFAIGEQVARALAAAHARGLVHRDVKPANVLLGGEQAGPGPAGTGEVVKVTDFGIAQAAQAATLTRTGVVLGSANYVAPEQAQGGHVGPAADQYSLGCMLFEMVTDQTPYTGANAVAIAAQHVAAPVPNPRDRRADLPGPAAAIIMKAMHKEPERRFASAATMADVLAEARDPTGQAPGESTAVLPPVPPVPPVPAGGPVRSAATDVPRRAGSYPGPGSYRGSRPYRGSRPYRGSRLLSLRRARTGTWVRAVVAVAGAALVLLAWVSLRAARDHQATPTERAGTPTRPTTGAPGRVRLPDVRRRDVGQATATLKSLGLKVRVSRRKGTVIDMRPRPGRLVPKGSTVSLLVAKGQGDGRGGDQNKDKGG